One Saccharomyces eubayanus strain FM1318 chromosome XVI, whole genome shotgun sequence DNA segment encodes these proteins:
- a CDS encoding pyridoxine 4-dehydrogenase: protein MSVTELRNDIHKLDTGYGLMSLTWRAEPIPQSQAFEAMHRAVELARERGHKAFFNVGEFYGPDFVNLIFVRDFFAKYPDLRKHVVISCKGGMEVSTLTPNGSHDAVIKSVKNSVSAIGGYIDIFEVARLDTSLCAKGEVYPYESFEALAEMISEGVIGGISLSEVTEEQIRAIYKDWGKFLTCVELEVSLFSTDIFHNGIAKTCAELGLTVICYSPLGRGLLTGQLKSNADIPEGDFRKALKRFSDESLKKNLDLVRFLQEEIVGKRSKDNSITLPQLALGWIKHWNYVPEYKGAKFIPIPSGSSISKVNENFDEKKTQLTDKEFKAINDFLATFHTVGDRYEFN from the coding sequence ATGTCCGTCACTGAATTGAGAAACGATATCCATAAGTTAGATACCGGTTATGGTCTGATGAGTTTGACCTGGAGAGCTGAGCCCATTCCTCAATCGCAAGCTTTCGAAGCGATGCACAGAGCTGTTGAGTTGGCCAGAGAACGTGGACACAAGGCCTTCTTCAACGTTGGTGAGTTTTACGGCCCGGACTTCGTTAACTTAATATTTGTTCGCGACTTCTTTGCAAAGTACCCTGATTTGAGAAAGCATGTAGTCATCAGTTGTAAAGGTGGTATGGAGGTTAGCACTCTGACCCCCAATGGTAGCCATGATGCAGTCATTAAAAGTGTCAAGAACTCGGTCAGCGCCATTGGTGGCTACATTGACATCTTTGAGGTTGCCAGGCTTGATACCTCTCTATGTGCCAAAGGCGAAGTCTATCCATACGAATCGTTCGAAGCCCTTGCTGAAATGATCTCCGAAGGCGTTATTGGCGGTATTTCTTTGAGTGAAGTTACTGAAGAGCAAATCAGAGCTATTTACAAGGACTGGGGCAAGTTCTTGACCTGTGTTGAGCTCGAAGTTTCTTTGTTCAGTACCGATATTTTCCATAACGGAATTGCCAAGACCTGTGCCGAATTGGGATTGACTGTCATCTGCTACTCTCCCCTAGGTAGAGGGCTATTGACAGGCCAATTGAAGTCTAACGCTGACATCCCAGAAGGCGACTTCAGAAAGGCACTTAAGAGGTTTAGTGATgaatctttgaagaaaaacctgGATTTGGTCAGGTTCCTACAGGAAGAAATCGTCGGCAAGCGTTCCAAGGACAACTCTATTACTCTGCCTCAATTGGCTTTGGGCTGGATCAAACACTGGAACTATGTTCCGGAATACAAAGGCGCCAAATTCATCCCCATTCCCAGTGGTTCTTCTATCTCTAAGGTCAATGAAaactttgatgaaaagaaaacacaaCTTACCGACAAAGAGTTCAAAGCCATTAACGACTTCTTGGCTACTTTCCACACTGTTGGCGATAGGTACGAATTCAATTGA
- the AXL1 gene encoding Axl1p: MSLREVSNYEIPFYIPLSYGNRTHKICKLPNGILALIISDPTDSSSSCSLSVCTGSHNDPKDIPGLAHLCEHMILAAGSKKYPDPGLFHTLVAKNNGSQNAFTTGEQTTFYFELPNTQSNGELAFESTLDVFASFFKEPLFNPLLIGKEIYAIQSEHEGNMSSTTKIFYHATRMLANADHPFSQFSTGNIHSLSSIPHLEKINLKNSLNTYFKNNFYGENMTLCMRGSQSVNILTKLAISKFGDISLKNNIRGSNFSIKAGSFRRSRSFRRSQDVSRIGSWNLENSKISDTVWEEKYGNTSCFEDASRYNSIFINSSKAPIMRFLFPVSDKNTRFTKKDIKIYSHLWRELFGDESPGSLSHYLVSKGWATSSFAFTSEFAVGSIGLVLELELTKSGWKNVESIATTIFSELLPSFCAKNVDHLISFLREQNLIDIARFLYQNSEDLPMEECSQLSGVLQENLECLTPCNIFKGFKSLIEINDPNIEKYEDSKPNVQWWTGQAIKFQNFLKSFMNHENTRLLLLGDIKSCNLFDKIEDKSEIHTEFFYEFEYYMGKVHLSEDHDPHSQSAYEFNFPTNNPFLPDFVNDPLRLQQLYLECSLKSKFATLRPQIQSEPIKILPQLVSKNLNYEMWVLKEDPNFTSDNVSVVSFEVIGLGIKPSPEATIHLEVLAQILFITTSSDLYPALRAGYTYEIASSSKGNVTLRFTISGFSEGVFKITKAFVDTLKLIATDPTFPSKDALRKARILVRSKYESASSDNCVKLASIGLLIVLEEYMWTLQDRIDALELTDMESLKNFSSSFWNNPKQLALLIQGNLEYADEINHYLNNNFTQHLKVSNERNKPTIRLYPSPNTKDIDPGTNAFISCNGHQDDPNNSLAYFIQTAQRDDIENLTLTFLTEYIFSLTLVPDLRNKKQIGYIVLSGLRILTDTIGIHITVMSGSSAHSLETKINEYLSYLELQVLNNFTESSFRRILLEPFLALLEKNNFNKLKTLSGPANLLNEIVANVQNGDNYILNNRQMKHHRKVRNSISEKRLHFQEDNEMVDILFLQKLTLKEYLEFFRSKISIYSRQRSKLSIMITSPMAEEEIASRKMFLQLEAFLKMKGFAIKSRDLEKIVEDSKGSPVLLLKNLFTFFRKRSEAFKLGTVVLKEISKIIAINFKQTYGSVLGFSSQDNELQGIDKYWNADVEPIVPLRELPCPNVFRKYAF, translated from the coding sequence ATGTCCTTGAGAGAGGTATCCAATTATGAGATTCCTTTTTACATCCCACTGTCTTACGGAAACAGGACCCATAAAATTTGCAAACTCCCGAATGGAATCTTGGCCTTAATAATATCAGATCCAACAGATAGCTCAAGCTCATGCTCGCTGTCAGTTTGCACAGGCTCTCACAATGATCCAAAAGATATTCCGGGCTTGGCACATCTTTGTGAACACATGATTCTTGCTGCAGGTTCTAAAAAATACCCTGACCCAGGTTTATTTCATACACTAGTCGCCAAAAATAATGGCTCGCAAAATGCTTTTACAACCGGAGAGCAGACCACTTTCTACTTTGAATTACCCAATACCCAAAGTAACGGCGAACTTGCATTCGAATCAACTTTAGATGTGTTCGcctcatttttcaaagaaccGCTCTTTAACCCTTTGTTGataggaaaagaaatatatgCTATACAGAGTGAGCATGAGGGAAACATGTCATCAACGACAAAAATATTCTATCACGCAACGAGGATGTTGGCCAATGCAGACCACCCTTTTAGCCAGTTCTCCACTGGAAACATACACTCATTGTCAAGTATTCCACATTTGGAGAAAATAAATCTGAAAAACTCTCTGAACACatatttcaagaataaTTTTTATGGGGAAAATATGACGCTCTGCATGAGAGGTTCACAATCCGTAAATATTCTTACGAAATTAGCCATTTCCAAGTTTGGTGATATAAGCCTTAAAAATAACATAAGAGGGAGCAACTTTTCGATTAAGGCAGGGTCATTTCGAAGATCGCGATCATTTCGAAGATCTCAGGACGTCTCTCGAATTGGTTCCTGGAATTTAGAAAACTCTAAAATATCAGACACCGTATGGGAGGAGAAATATGGGAATACTAGTTGTTTTGAAGATGCTTCAAGATATAATTCAATATTCATCAATTCAAGCAAAGCTCCAATTATGAGGTTTTTATTTCCAGTCTCTGACAAAAATACCAGATTCACGAAGAAAGACATTAAAATATACAGTCATTTATGGCGCGAACTCTTTGGTGATGAGTCTCCAGGATCTTTGAGCCATTACCTAGTGTCAAAAGGCTGGGCTACCAGTTCTTTCGCCTTTACCTCAGAATTTGCTGTCGGTAGTATAGGATTAGTGTTAGAGTTAGAACTTACAAAATCCGGCTGGAAAAACGTGGAGAGCATTGCAACCACGATATTTTCTGAGCTACTGCCTTCCTTTTGCGCAAAAAACGTTGACCATTTAATCAGTTTTTTAAGAGAACAGAATTTAATTGACATAGCTCGTTTTTTGTATCAGAATTCAGAGGATTTGCCTATGGAAGAATGTTCACAGTTAAGTGGCGTTctccaagaaaatttagAGTGCCTGACCCCCTgcaatatttttaaaggTTTCAAATCTCTCATAGAAATCAATGATCCtaacattgaaaaatatgaagACAGTAAGCCCAACGTTCAATGGTGGACAGGTCAGGCAATTaagtttcaaaacttcttgaaatcATTTATGAATCATGAGAATACGCGACTTTTATTGTTAGGAGATATAAAATCTTGCAATCTGTTTGATAAAATCGAAGATAAGAGCGAAATACACACTGAGTTTTTCTATGAGTTTGAATATTATATGGGGAAAGTTCACTTGTCAGAAGATCACGATCCTCACTCACAAAGCGCATATGAATTTAATTTCCCGACAAATAATCCATTTTTACCAGATTTTGTTAATGATCCTTTAAGGCTGCAGCAGCTTTACTTAGAGTGTTCactaaaatcaaaatttgcTACGCTAAGGCCCCAAATTCAAAGTGAACCCATCAAAATACTACCTCAGTTAGTCAgcaaaaatttgaattatGAAATGTGGGTCTTGAAAGAAGATCCAAATTTCACTTCAGACAATGTATCAGTAGTATCTTTTGAAGTAATAGGACTGGGCATTAAACCTAGCCCAGAAGCGACGATTCATTTGGAAGTTTTGGCACAAATATTGTTTATTACCACCTCTTCAGACCTCTATCCAGCTCTAAGGGCTGGTTATACTTACGAGATCGCGTCCTCTAGTAAGGGCAATGTCACACTCCGATTTACCATTTCTGGGTTTTCAGAGGGTGTTTTCAAGATAACAAAAGCATTCGTAGATACGTTAAAACTAATTGCAACAGATCCCACGTTCCCTTCAAAAGACGCTTTGAGAAAAGCAAGAATTCTGGTTAGAAGCAAATACGAGAGTGCATCATCGGATAACTGCGTGAAACTGGCTAGCATTGGTTTGTTGATCGTCTTGGAGGAATACATGTGGACCCTACAGGATAGAATTGATGCATTAGAGCTTACGGACATGGAGTctctaaaaaattttagtTCTTCATTTTGGAACAATCCAAAACAGTTGGCCTTGCTCATTCAAGGAAATCTTGAATATGCAGACGAAATCAACCACTACCtgaataataattttaCGCAGCACCTAAAAGTGTCCAATGAAAGGAACAAGCCGACTATACGCCTTTATCCTTCGCCCAATACTAAAGATATAGATCCGGGCACAAATGCCTTCATATCTTGCAACGGTCATCAAGATGACCCCAACAATAGTCTTGCATATTTTATTCAAACTGCACAAAGAGACGATATTGAAAACCTGACATTAACGTTCCTCACggaatatatattttcactAACATTAGTACCTGATTTAAGGAATAAGAAGCAAATAGGGTACATCGTCTTAAGCGGACTCAGAATCTTGACAGACACCATAGGAATTCATATAACTGTGATGTCTGGAAGCTCGGCGCATAGCCTTGAAACTAAGATCAATGAGTACTTATCTTATTTGGAGCTCCAGGTCCTTAATAATTTCACCGAATCCAGTTTTCGAAGGATACTTCTGGAACCCTTCCTAGCCTTACTAGAGAAGaacaatttcaacaaaCTTAAAACACTGTCCGGTCCTGCAAACCTTTTAAATGAAATAGTGGCCAATGTTCAAAATGGCGACAATTATATTCTCAATAATAGGCAAATGAAACATCACCGAAAAGTAAGAAATAGCATTAGCGAGAAACGACTCCATTTCCAAGAGGATAATGAAATGGTTGACATCCTATTCTTGCAAAAATTAACtttaaaagaatatttggaatttttcagatcaaaaatttctatATATTCCAGGCAAAGGAGTAAGCTATCAATAATGATTACGAGCCCAATGGCAGAGGAAGAGATTGCAAGTAGAAAAATGTTTCTGCAATTAGAAGCCTTTCTGAAAATGAAAGGGTTTGCGATAAAAAGTAGAGActtggaaaaaattgttgAGGACTCAAAAGGTAGtcctgttcttcttctcaaGAAccttttcactttttttcgTAAAAGAAGTGAAGCTTTTAAACTTGGTACTGTTGTATTGAAGGAGATATCGAAGATCATCGCCATTAATTTCAAGCAGACGTACGGCTCTGTACTAggcttttcttctcaagACAACGAACTGCAAGGCATAGACAAGTACTGGAATGCAGATGTAGAACCGATTGTTCCTCTTCGAGAGCTTCCTTGCCCAAACGTTTTCCGGAAATACGCATTTTAA
- the YLH47 gene encoding Ylh47p — protein MLRYSSLPIKRVIPHPVPRTVLTASRLALSRSSIIPLYNPSFHRWNSSTSKDPKDDSKTVNEKQXSVTKVLPVKEKLPLKVKIQNALRHYWDGSKLLGLEIKISSKLLMKSAAGYPLTRRENLQLKRTTQDIIRLVPFAAFLIIPFAELLLPFALKLFPNLLPSTYESSKKRENKLENLRNTRKLMSQIIKNNKPHFKPNNISEEQKALFNRFYTHVRATGVPESRQQLIEVARLFTDDTVLDNVTRPYLIALAKYMNLQPFGTDVMLRYRIRYSMLELKKDDLSIYYEDAEQLSLPELKTACASRGIRSVDVDASVLYSNLRLWLNMRLKDKIPATLLIMATAYNYGNVQSKESLYDSLCDVLIGIPDELYHEVKVNVVKEDEASAKQKLRQLREQEEIMKEEEQQEENAIVSVKDELSLDDQEKNLDAAVPEVQLKETKTAGEADSTLKK, from the coding sequence ATGCTCAGATATAGCTCTTTGCCAATCAAGAGAGTAATCCCTCATCCGGTCCCAAGAACCGTGCTCACTGCATCTCGTCTTGCGTTGTCAAGATCAAGCATAATACCGCTTTACAATCCAAGTTTCCACCGTTGGAACTCTTCGACGTCTAAAGACCCAAAAGACGATTCGAAGACAGTGAATGAAAAGCAGRAAAGTGTAACAAAGGTTCTTCCTGTAAAGGAGAAGCTACCATTGAAGGTCAAGATCCAAAACGCTCTTCGTCATTATTGGGACGGTTCCAAACTTTTAGGGttggaaataaaaatctcTTCTAAATTGTTGATGAAAAGTGCCGCAGGTTACCCACtaacaagaagagaaaacctacaattgaaaagaactaCTCAGGATATCATCAGGCTGGTTCCGTTTGCCGCGTTCCTTATTATCCCATTTGCCGAGCTACTTCTACCGTTTGCATTAAAACTATTCCCCAATTTACTTCCATCTACTTACGAATCGAGCAAAAAACGTGAGAACAAACTGGAAAATTTAAGGAACACGAGAAAGTTAATGTCCcaaattattaaaaataacaagCCCCATTTCAAGCCCAACAATATCTCTGAGGAACAAAAGGCTTTATTCAACAGATTTTACACTCATGTTCGTGCTACTGGAGTGCCCGAATCTCGTCAACAGTTGATTGAGGTAGCCAGACTATTCACTGACGATACCGTGCTAGACAACGTCACAAGGCCTTACCTAATTGCATTGGCCAAATACATGAACTTGCAACCGTTTGGCACAGACGTGATGTTACGTTACCGTATCAGATACAGTATGcttgaattgaaaaaagacgaTTTGTCCATTTACTATGAAGATGCGGAACAACTTTCCCTGCCCGAATTGAAAACCGCATGCGCTTCTAGGGGTATTAGAAGTGTGGATGTGGATGCTAGCGTATTATATTCGAATTTGAGATTATGGCTGAATATGAGGCTCAAGGACAAGATCCCAGCAACATTGCTGATTATGGCTACTGCTTACAACTACGGTAACGTACAATCGAAGGAGTCCTTGTACGATTCATTATGCGATGTCCTCATCGGTATTCCAGATGAGCTATACCACGAAGTTAAAGTGAATGTTGTCAAGGAAGACGAAGCGTCCGCCAAGCAGAAATTGAGACAATTGAGAGAACAGGAAGAAATCatgaaggaagaagaacaacaagaagaaaatgccATTGTGAGCGTGAAGGACGAGCTGAGCTTAGACgaccaagaaaagaacttgGACGCAGCCGTCCCAGAAGTCCAactaaaagaaaccaaaactGCTGGAGAGGCTGACTCCACCTTAAAGAAGTAG
- the CTR1 gene encoding high-affinity Cu transporter CTR1, protein MNSMSMSSSGMNMDAMSSASKTVASSMASMSMDAMSSATKAIASSMSSMNMDAMSSASKTVASSMASMSMDAMSSASKTLASSMASMASMSMGSSSMAGMSMGSSSMADMSMGSSATMSSAGTQSTSGSSMSGMSGMSSSSNSSSSGSSMDMDMDMDMGMNYYLTPTYKNYPVLFHHLHANTSGKAFGIFLLIVVAAFVYKLLLFVSWCLEVHWFKKWDKENKYCTLPSANAKDDGRNYGTENNFEIQGLPKLPNLLGDIFVPSLMDLFHDIIRTFLVFTSTMIIYMLMLATMSFVLTYVFAVITGLALSEVFFNRCKLALLKRWDIQREIQKTMNCPGFGNCQCGKHASSTPDPIAVADTTSASDQSTRMEKNNLSEVAIAENNQTNTPAQEDGCNCAKVSRKNQENIESNIJESSKLQEQSGNMDQNLLPAEKFSHN, encoded by the coding sequence ATGAATAGCATGTCTATGAGTAGTAGCGGTATGAATATGGATGCGATGTCTAGTGCATCGAAGACGGTAGCATCGAGCATGGCCTCGATGAGCATGGACGCTATGTCCAGTGCAACCAAAGCTATAGCTTCGAGTATGTCATCAATGAACATGGATGCAATGTCTAGTGCATCGAAGACGGTAGCGTCGAGCATGGCTTCGATGAGTATGGATGCGATGTCCAGTGCAAGCAAAACATTGGCTTCAAGTATGGCATCGATGGCGAGCATGTCGATGGGAAGCAGCTCAATGGCAGGCATGTCGATGGGAAGCAGCTCGATGGCAGACATGTCGATGGGAAGCTCTGCAACCATGAGTTCAGCCGGTACACAATCCACTTCAGGCTCAAGCATGTCGGGTATGTCGGGTATGTCGTCATCAAGTAACAGTAGTTCCTCAGGATCGTCTATGGATATGGACATGGATATGGATATGGGGATGAACTATTATCTGACTCCCACGTATAAAAACTACCCTGTTTTATTCCACCATCTACATGCAAATACCAGCGGCAAGGCCTTTGGTATTTTCTTATTGATTGTCGTGGCTGCTTTCGTTTACAAGCTCTTGCTTTTTGTCAGTTGGTGTCTCGAAGTACACTGGTTCAAGAAATGGGACAAGGAGAATAAATACTGCACGTTACCTTCAGCAAATGCTAAGGATGACGGCAGAAACTATGGAACGGAGAACAACTTTGAAATCCAGGGTTTGCCCAAATTACCAAATTTGCTAGGTGACATATTCGTTCCTTCTTTAATGGATCTCTTCCACGACATTATTAGAACGTTTTTAGTATTTACCTCCACAATGATCATCTACATGTTGATGCTTGCTACAAtgtcttttgttttgacATACGTTTTCGCAGTCATCACCGGCTTAGCCTTATCAGAAGTGTTTTTTAATAGGTGCAAACTAGCCCTGTTAAAAAGATGGGATATTCAAAGAGagattcaaaaaacaatgaaCTGTCCTGGTTTTGGTAACTGCCAATGTGGCAAGCATGCCAGCAGCACACCTGATCCAATTGCCGTTGCCGATACCACGTCAGCTAGTGATCAAAGTACTCGcatggaaaaaaacaatctGTCTGAGGTTGCTATTGCGGAAAATAACCAAACGAACACACCTGCACAAGAAGACGGATGTAACTGCGCCAAAGTCTCCagaaaaaaccaagaaaacaTCGAAAGTAACATTMTTGAAAGTTCCAAGTTGCAAGAACAGTCTGGGAACATGGATCAGAACTTACTTCCAGCCGAAAAGTTCAGTCATAATTAA
- the CLB5 gene encoding B-type cyclin CLB5: MEGNQDNEHGTRGGSLIYNENETQLSSTNVRTSQDKKNAPKMGSSSKEQVQDDKPRRALTDVPVNNNPLNQAKRIAINNKAAKVRREENSRPIVTAVQKRKIYNDHTAEDDAAVSITSKRRRFGVEGDDEILGWKDLDYVEKNDTAMVAEYSSEIFEFLYKRELETLPSHNYLLDKTSKYYLRPSMRAILVDWLVEVHEKFQCYPETLFLSINLMDRFLAQNKVTMNKLQLLAVTSLFIAAKFEEVNLPKLAEYSYITDGAASKNDIKNAEMFMLTSLGFNIGWPNPLNFLRRISKADDYILTNRNTGKFILEYACCCHQFIHLPPSVISAMAMYIARRITNRNKNELWNQNLEHYSGGIDPLHDKTFQSYCTDLVTDIASSKIRLDSLTLKYKKPRYGSVYFQTSNWCKAEVDNNFPSLFSL, encoded by the coding sequence ATGGAGGGCAACCAGGACAACGAGCACGGCACCAGAGGCGGTTCTTTGAtctataatgaaaatgaaacacAATTGAGCAGTACAAACGTGCGGACCTCtcaagataaaaaaaatgctcCGAAGATGGGGAGCTCCAGTAAGGAACAGGTGCAAGATGATAAACCAAGAAGGGCCTTGACAGATGTTCCGGTAAACAACAATCCTTTAAACCAAGCTAAGAGGATAGCTATAAACAACAAGGCCGCTAAAGTACGAAGGGAAGAAAACAGTAGACCTATTGTTACCGCCGtccagaaaagaaagatataCAACGATCATACCGCGGAGGACGATGCTGCTGTCTCCATCACAAGCAAAAGACGCAGATTTGGCGTTGAAGGAGATGACGAGATATTAGGTTGGAAGGATTTAGAttatgttgaaaaaaacgacACTGCAATGGTGGCAGAGTATTCTTCGGAAATCTTCGAGTTTTTGTACAAGAGAGAATTAGAAACGCTACCATCTCATAATTACCTGCTCGACAAAACTTCCAAATACTATTTAAGACCCTCCATGAGAGCCATACTAGTGGATTGGTTGGTAGAGGTGcatgaaaaattccaatgCTATCCTGAAACATTGTTTCTATCCATCAATCTAATGGACAGATTTTTGGCCCAAAATAAAGTTACAATGAACAAACTACAACTACTGGCAGTAACCTCGCTTTTCATAGCGGCAAAATTCGAAGAAGTAAATTTGCCCAAATTAGCCGAGTACTCTTACATCACCGATGGGGCAGCCTCCAAAAACGACATAAAAAATGCGGAAATGTTTATGCTAACGTCACTAGGATTTAATATTGGTTGGCCTAACCCgctcaattttttgagaagGATCTCCAAGGCAGATGATTACATTTTGACTAATAGGAATACTGGTAAGTTTATTCTAGAGTATGCTTGCTGCTGCCACCAATTCATTCATCTTCCCCCATCTGTCATAAGTGCAATGGCTATGTATATAGCAAGAAGAATAACCAATAGAAACAAGAACGAACTGTGGAACCAAAATCTGGAACACTACAGCGGCGGCATTGATCCTCTACACGATAAAACGTTTCAATCGTACTGTACAGATTTGGTCACAGACATTGCTAGTTCTAAAATTCGTTTGGATTCTCTTACTTTAAAATACAAGAAGCCAAGATATGGATCGGTCTATTTCCAAACTTCTAATTGGTGTAAAGCTGAAGTGGACAATAATTTCCCAAGTCTATTCAGTTTATAA